Part of the Cereibacter sphaeroides 2.4.1 genome, GATTTTGCCTCGGACGCCACGATGAACAAACGCCCTTCGCCAACAATATTATAATCAGTGCGTCGATTTCAGCAATGATCATTGCTTCTCCGCTCATTGTTTCGGCGTTCTACCTACTATACGTGAGCGAACGAGATGCGGGCCACAAATACGGCCGCTATCTTCGCCAGCAGTTTGAAAGCATTGCCCAGCAAGAAAGCAGCTTTATATCTTGGGAGAGCTGGGTTGAACAGGAGCGCAGAGCAAACGATAATTATCGTTACGATGTCCAGAGAAGTTTGGCGATCTTTATCTTGATCGGCACCTACTATGCGATCGCTTGCGTGTTTGGCTCTTCTGCGCTTATTAAGATGCTATTTGTATCATCATCGGCAAGCAAGTTCGCTTGCCCTTTTATTGGATTAGGCTATCTTGGGTATGCATGGGCTGTTCTCAAGTATTCTCGTTCTATGCCAAAGCCGGTCAGAGACATGATACTTGACTAGGCGAGCATATTGGTTATCGATCCGGGGAGAGCTTTCCCTATTTCATAACTGGTACTTGGTGGAGGCAATTGCTGTGCGCTGATCGGACTGTCGCCTTGGCGCTATACTACAACCCCTGATCTGCCACCGCTAATTTTTGGCACACGAGCTATCCAGGCATATGCGAGCGACAGCACGCGGCTGCTTTGTCCTCCCGCTGCAACTCGCTCAAACGGCAGCTTAGAAGAGTTGCCCTGAAGAGGGCGACCGGCCGTTTAGGGCCGGGTGAACAGGTTGTCCCGAGCGCGCCTTCCCATACGCTACGGCCGCTTCCTGCGCATAGCGGACGCTCGCTGGTAGAGCGCAGTCGAAAAAGGATCCCGTGCGCAATACTGTGCCTCCGATGGGCAAGATCCGTCCTTCTCCCGCCTGCGGCTCCGGAGGTGGGCTCCAGCAGCACCTCCGGAGCCGCGGGTGCCTTCGGGGTTCAGGGGCGGAGCCCCAGCGAACGGCAGCGCGTGGGTAGGGGCCGCAGGGCCCGGACCGCGAGCTGGTTAGTGAGTTACTGACCCCCGCAGCCTCGCGTGCCGCCCCCCCCCGGATCTGACCGCCGTAGTCCCATCGAAGAATCTTCGCCCATTTTCTTCCGCGCTGGACGCGTCAGAGGAATCTCCCGGCCTCCCTTCCGGAGGCCCCCATGTCCGATCCCCGTCCCGTCGTCGCCCGCTGCGAGGGCATGTTCCCCGCCGACCTCGCCCGGTACGAGGCCCAACGCACCCGCAAGGGCGGCGACCTCGGGCACATCGACGCCAGCCGCTCGCACCTGAACCGGCCCCTTCTCGGCGAGGCCGACTGGGCGAAGCAGGCCATGGCGGAGATCGAGGCGATGCGCGCCGAGAACTACGCCGACGAGCTTGAAGCCCTCCAGCGCCGCGGCCGCAAGAAGGAGATCCAGAAGCGGATGGTCGAGGGGCCGAAGGATCCGTGGCGCGCGAGCCGCCACGGGCCGCTGCGCGAGATCATCCTGACCGCCCACAAGGACTGGTTCAACGAGATCGTGTTCGACGGCAACCGGATGGACTTCGCCGCCCGTGAGCGGGCATTCGAGGACCGCGCTGTCGCCTGGCTCCAGCAGACCTTCGGCGACGACATCGTCCACGCCCGCGCCGACCTCGACGAGACGACCTACCACATCCACGCCGTGCTGGTGCCGCGGGCGGTGGTGAAAGTGAACGGCGCGACGCGCCGGATGCTGCAGCCCTCGATCCACCCGCTGATCGAGGACTATGAGAAGCTGCAGGACAGCGTTGGCGCGTGGTTCTCGGCGATCGGCCTCGCGCGCGGGGAGAAGCGCGCCGAGGCGATCCGCGAGGCGGCGGCGAAGGGCGACCCGATCCCGAAGAAGCGGCACCACTGCCGCCCGAGCGACTGGCGCCGCCGGCAGGAGGCCGAGGTGATCCGGCAGCGGGCCGAGGTCGAGGCCCGGGAGGCCGCGACGGCGGAGACCGCAGCGGCGCTGGACGCACGACGCGCCGATCTCGCTCACCACGAAGAGCGGCTCGCGGCCGAGGATGCGCGCCTCAGTGCGGTTGCCGCGACTCGGCGGGCAGAGGCGGGGCGGCTCGATCACCGGGTGGAAGCCGTGGTCGCGCGGGAGACGGTCGCAGACGAGAGGATGGCCGAGGCCGACGCGGTGCTCGCCGTCGCGGAGGGGCCCGGCGCGGGCGCCTTTGACATCGACGACGCCGGGGGCACGCCCATGCTGACCGAGCGGCCGGAGAACCCCTCGCTGCTCGCCCGGCTG contains:
- a CDS encoding plasmid recombination protein, whose translation is MSDPRPVVARCEGMFPADLARYEAQRTRKGGDLGHIDASRSHLNRPLLGEADWAKQAMAEIEAMRAENYADELEALQRRGRKKEIQKRMVEGPKDPWRASRHGPLREIILTAHKDWFNEIVFDGNRMDFAARERAFEDRAVAWLQQTFGDDIVHARADLDETTYHIHAVLVPRAVVKVNGATRRMLQPSIHPLIEDYEKLQDSVGAWFSAIGLARGEKRAEAIREAAAKGDPIPKKRHHCRPSDWRRRQEAEVIRQRAEVEAREAATAETAAALDARRADLAHHEERLAAEDARLSAVAATRRAEAGRLDHRVEAVVARETVADERMAEADAVLAVAEGPGAGAFDIDDAGGTPMLTERPENPSLLARLKRPVAGSDRGRARAVAALGAAWTRLRKAAGEAAEARLAREHEDLRKADEALLEVARTLPETARERIARARPTIARSLTGIGLTLRRLRGRDGGAQRDESGTGEK